The proteins below are encoded in one region of Alistipes communis:
- a CDS encoding BACON domain-containing protein, which produces MKKFHAILSLMGAIAFIACSNDNGGEEGKDIQLAPGTSKDYTIFADETSGTPSEGISFTTTGPWRATVAETRADVSGGSSWVTVSPDHGDAAGDYTITITLGVNTTGKDRRATVMIECGGTKITITVEQKGTTEEGEIPDDSDEPAVPARLLISEMKSYSKKNPDQSYSNIKLTYDDQNRITKWEEESSDEGYRDTRTITFEYGGDVVHISSAASSDDPDDPNTYTAYLNKNGFVTRTEGPGLDATTYEYDSENRLVRMVQATEWQEYVWKDGNLTEIKYGNDDGETDVTRYTYYGELENRENFDIFYDRISWDEELAIAGLTGIPCRNLLHEERGESQWAYKDDFDMTYEVDGNGYITKAVQTQPQEGEGDNPWIGEIKHIQGK; this is translated from the coding sequence ATGAAGAAATTTCATGCTATCTTATCATTGATGGGCGCAATCGCCTTTATTGCCTGTTCGAACGATAATGGTGGCGAGGAAGGTAAGGACATTCAACTGGCCCCCGGCACGTCGAAAGACTACACGATTTTCGCCGACGAGACCTCGGGCACGCCCTCCGAGGGCATCTCGTTCACGACGACGGGTCCGTGGCGCGCCACGGTCGCCGAGACCCGCGCCGACGTATCCGGAGGCTCGTCGTGGGTGACCGTCTCCCCGGACCACGGCGATGCGGCAGGCGACTACACGATTACGATCACGCTCGGAGTGAATACGACGGGTAAGGACCGCCGGGCTACGGTCATGATCGAGTGCGGCGGAACGAAAATCACGATTACCGTCGAGCAGAAGGGTACGACCGAGGAGGGAGAGATTCCCGACGACAGCGACGAACCTGCCGTACCTGCTCGACTGTTGATTTCGGAAATGAAGTCCTACTCGAAAAAGAACCCCGACCAATCGTACAGTAATATAAAACTGACTTACGACGATCAAAACCGAATAACGAAATGGGAAGAAGAAAGCAGCGACGAAGGATACCGCGATACCCGGACAATCACGTTCGAGTACGGTGGGGACGTTGTACATATTTCTTCCGCCGCTTCTTCCGACGATCCGGATGACCCTAATACTTACACGGCTTATCTGAACAAAAACGGCTTCGTCACCCGTACCGAAGGTCCCGGACTCGATGCGACAACCTACGAGTATGACTCTGAAAACCGCCTGGTCCGCATGGTGCAGGCCACAGAATGGCAGGAATACGTCTGGAAGGACGGCAATCTGACGGAAATCAAATACGGCAACGACGACGGGGAGACCGACGTTACCCGCTATACCTATTACGGAGAACTCGAGAACAGGGAAAATTTCGATATTTTCTACGACCGCATATCCTGGGATGAAGAGCTGGCAATCGCGGGATTGACCGGCATACCGTGTCGCAACCTGCTTCACGAAGAGCGCGGCGAGAGCCAATGGGCGTACAAGGATGATTTCGACATGACATACGAAGTGGATGGGAACGGATACATTACCAAAGCCGTACAGACCCAACCGCAAGAAGGAGAAGGAGATAATCCTTGGATTGGAGAAATCAAACATATTCAGGGAAAATAA
- a CDS encoding PL29 family lyase N-terminal domain-containing protein has product MYNGTDGKDGVDGSNGEDGKDGVTPTIGVKQDTDGVYYWTLNGNWLTDDKGNKIKAEGTDGKDGADGSGGEDGTNGKDGVTPKLEIRESYWWISYDNGTNWTQLGKATGEDGINGNSIFKSVTQDDNNVYFTLENDSVITIPKSDNSKFAIAFDTTDIAILNGGREQNNFLHD; this is encoded by the coding sequence ATTTATAATGGTACTGATGGCAAAGACGGCGTAGATGGCTCTAACGGTGAAGATGGGAAAGATGGCGTAACACCTACCATCGGTGTAAAACAAGACACGGATGGCGTTTATTATTGGACGCTTAATGGCAACTGGCTGACAGATGACAAAGGAAACAAAATTAAAGCAGAGGGCACGGACGGTAAAGATGGTGCAGACGGTTCGGGTGGAGAAGATGGAACGAATGGCAAAGACGGCGTTACTCCTAAACTTGAAATCCGAGAGAGCTATTGGTGGATTTCCTATGACAACGGAACGAATTGGACGCAATTAGGCAAAGCCACAGGAGAGGACGGCATTAACGGTAATTCAATATTCAAAAGTGTAACACAAGATGATAATAATGTCTATTTCACATTGGAGAACGATTCTGTCATCACGATTCCTAAAAGTGATAACTCAAAGTTTGCAATTGCATTCGATACAACGGATATAGCCATTCTCAATGGGGGGCGAGAGCAAAACAATTTCCTACACGATTGA
- a CDS encoding site-specific integrase, with translation MTRSTFKVLFYLKRQSEKDGMVPIMGRITVNGTIAQFSCKLSIAPRLWDVKANKASGKSTVAQRINEKLDKIRALIIKQYDKITAADNFVSAEKVKNAYLGFGDEYRTLLSVAEEFLDEYGKRVGKDRTLGSYEQQCINHKRIIWFLRDKYSLSDIPLREIEPSFIEDFHYYLTVTRSLASGTVIGAITKLKQLILYSIRKRYISCNPFMGFRCTAQYRDRGFLTEEELQTFMHAELRRYKQRQVRDIFVFCCFTGLSYSDVKKLTFDHIKTSFDGDSWIVAHRQKTGTPFHIKLLPIAKQLIENYRPISKNNLVFPVPSVCDNMNRTLQRIARDCGLKKHITMHMSRHTFATTVTLSQGVPLETVSQMLGHTNILTTQIYAKITNEKISRDMSALTERLGDKYRLAE, from the coding sequence ATGACACGCAGTACATTTAAGGTTCTGTTCTACCTCAAACGTCAGAGCGAGAAAGACGGTATGGTTCCCATCATGGGGCGTATTACCGTCAATGGAACGATTGCGCAGTTCAGCTGCAAATTGTCCATTGCTCCGCGACTTTGGGATGTTAAGGCCAACAAAGCCTCTGGGAAAAGTACGGTTGCCCAGCGTATCAACGAGAAACTGGACAAAATCCGTGCGCTCATCATCAAACAATACGACAAGATCACTGCGGCTGATAATTTCGTATCGGCCGAGAAGGTCAAAAATGCTTATCTGGGCTTCGGTGACGAATACCGCACATTGTTGAGTGTCGCAGAGGAGTTTCTCGACGAATACGGTAAGCGGGTCGGCAAAGACCGCACGCTGGGCTCTTACGAACAGCAATGTATCAACCACAAGCGGATCATCTGGTTCCTGCGCGACAAATATTCCCTGTCGGATATCCCGCTACGGGAGATCGAGCCATCGTTTATCGAGGATTTCCACTATTATCTGACCGTTACGCGCTCTTTGGCGTCGGGGACAGTCATCGGAGCTATTACCAAACTGAAACAACTGATCCTTTATTCCATCCGTAAACGCTATATCTCCTGCAATCCTTTCATGGGATTTCGTTGTACGGCACAATATCGGGATCGAGGGTTTCTGACCGAGGAGGAATTACAAACCTTCATGCACGCCGAACTGCGGCGTTACAAGCAACGGCAGGTGCGGGATATCTTCGTGTTCTGCTGTTTCACCGGGTTGTCTTATTCAGATGTGAAGAAACTGACCTTCGATCATATTAAAACCTCGTTCGACGGGGACAGCTGGATCGTCGCGCACCGTCAGAAAACCGGAACGCCGTTTCATATCAAACTGCTACCTATTGCCAAACAACTGATCGAAAACTACCGTCCCATATCGAAAAATAACCTCGTCTTTCCCGTGCCATCGGTCTGCGACAACATGAACCGCACGCTGCAACGTATCGCTCGGGATTGCGGGTTGAAAAAGCATATCACGATGCACATGAGCCGCCACACGTTCGCTACGACCGTCACGCTCTCGCAGGGCGTACCGTTAGAGACCGTATCGCAAATGTTGGGACACACCAATATTCTTACTACCCAAATCTACGCGAAGATCACCAATGAAAAGATAAGCCGCGACATGTCGGCGCTCACCGAACGCCTCGGCGACAAATACCGGCTGGCGGAGTAA
- a CDS encoding site-specific integrase, with amino-acid sequence MTFKAILRKDVIYKNNTSPLCIQFLHDGRKKTIGLGISVACAYWNAEAQKVTDDCPDRDNIQFQITAKIKEYSKKIQRLEALDIPVNFETLFDAKPARSVRITIEDGFKTEIERLESLGKINSATKHKYALQVLDGYKPTTMALEAIDLDYLKGLELYLRQRGNKDNSIATRFAIFKAIYNKAVKEGKVMVKQNPFTLFQVGSLWAKTRKRAIDKDDIQRLIDLEIADGHTTEYRRLAKDLFLFSYFTAGMNFGDIARLRYKDIVKGRVNYSRHKTQKLLSFQLVPMALQILEKYGAAGHGEDYIFPILNRHEHTTPQQIFNRLHKVLRKVNRELKVLGEMIGLEMPLTTYVARHTYATVLKRSGVSVALISESLGHSDLSTTQIYLDSFENSQIDAAMAHLL; translated from the coding sequence ATGACATTCAAAGCGATACTACGCAAAGACGTAATTTATAAAAACAACACCTCCCCTCTCTGCATTCAATTTCTCCACGACGGTCGTAAGAAAACCATCGGTTTAGGTATATCCGTAGCCTGTGCATACTGGAATGCAGAGGCTCAAAAAGTAACGGATGACTGCCCCGACAGGGACAATATCCAGTTTCAGATAACAGCTAAAATCAAGGAGTACAGCAAGAAAATCCAGCGGTTGGAAGCGTTGGATATTCCCGTGAACTTCGAAACGTTGTTCGATGCAAAACCCGCTCGTTCAGTCAGAATTACAATCGAGGACGGTTTCAAAACAGAAATCGAACGGTTGGAATCGCTCGGCAAGATCAACTCGGCCACCAAGCACAAATACGCCCTGCAAGTGCTGGACGGCTACAAACCAACCACTATGGCGTTAGAGGCTATCGACCTCGACTATCTGAAAGGGCTGGAATTGTACCTGCGTCAGCGTGGGAACAAGGACAACAGCATCGCTACACGGTTCGCCATCTTCAAGGCCATCTATAACAAGGCGGTCAAGGAGGGCAAAGTGATGGTGAAGCAAAATCCGTTCACACTGTTTCAAGTGGGTAGCTTATGGGCCAAAACACGCAAACGGGCTATCGACAAGGACGACATCCAACGGTTAATCGACCTCGAAATTGCGGATGGCCATACGACGGAATATCGACGCCTTGCCAAAGATTTATTCCTCTTTTCCTATTTCACAGCGGGCATGAACTTTGGCGATATTGCACGATTGCGTTATAAAGACATCGTAAAAGGTCGTGTGAACTACTCCCGCCATAAGACGCAGAAACTACTGTCTTTTCAACTCGTTCCTATGGCGTTGCAGATTCTCGAAAAGTACGGTGCGGCAGGACACGGAGAAGATTATATCTTCCCTATCCTCAATCGCCATGAACACACCACCCCGCAACAGATTTTCAATCGCCTGCACAAGGTTCTACGGAAAGTCAATCGAGAACTGAAAGTGTTGGGAGAAATGATTGGATTGGAGATGCCCTTAACGACCTACGTTGCCCGTCATACCTACGCCACGGTCTTAAAGCGGTCAGGTGTGAGCGTAGCCTTGATTTCCGAATCGCTGGGACACTCTGATCTATCCACTACACAGATTTACTTGGATTCGTTCGAAAACAGCCAGATCGACGCAGCCATGGCTCATCTGTTATAG
- a CDS encoding DUF4988 domain-containing protein — translation MKKLLSLLVCGLLLFGCSDKYDDSALRNDLNDLENRVEKLEELCKQMNTNISSLQTIITALQNNDYITSVLRQ, via the coding sequence ATGAAAAAACTACTATCTCTATTGGTGTGTGGCTTATTGCTATTCGGTTGTAGCGATAAGTACGACGACAGCGCATTGCGCAATGATTTGAATGACCTCGAAAATCGCGTAGAGAAATTAGAGGAACTCTGCAAGCAGATGAATACGAATATTTCATCGTTGCAGACCATCATAACAGCATTACAGAATAACGATTATATAACGAGTGTGTTACGCCAATAA
- a CDS encoding Fic family protein: MSYQPPYTITPKITHLVAQISEAIGGYYAQENLRLHRVNRIQTIRGTLAIEGNTLTTEQVTAVLEGKPVVAPINEVQEVRNALKAYELLDVLDPHKVDDLLKTHATMEAGLIDDAGRFRRGGAGVAAGNQIIHYAPDAERVPYLVDDLFEWLRTTEEHPLIASCVFHYEFEFIHPFADGNGRTGRLWQTLILSRWRPIFKNLPIENIVYKYQQDYYRAIAVSGGKEGCTPFIEFILGVVAETLTAQEATPKTTRERIVDEIRKNPKISRRALAKAVGITPDGVKYHLQKLTKAGVIRHVGATRSGKWVICK, from the coding sequence ATGTCATACCAGCCGCCTTATACCATCACGCCGAAGATTACCCATCTGGTCGCCCAGATCAGCGAGGCCATCGGTGGCTATTATGCGCAGGAGAATCTGCGTTTGCACCGCGTGAACCGTATTCAGACCATTCGGGGGACATTGGCCATCGAGGGCAACACGCTCACGACCGAGCAGGTTACGGCAGTATTGGAGGGGAAACCCGTCGTGGCTCCTATCAACGAGGTGCAGGAGGTGCGCAACGCACTCAAAGCCTATGAACTGCTCGATGTACTCGATCCCCATAAAGTCGATGATCTGTTAAAGACGCATGCCACGATGGAGGCAGGCTTGATCGACGATGCAGGACGGTTCCGCAGGGGTGGTGCTGGTGTGGCCGCAGGCAACCAGATAATTCATTATGCACCCGATGCCGAGCGTGTCCCGTACCTTGTCGATGACCTTTTCGAGTGGCTGCGTACCACCGAGGAGCACCCTTTGATTGCCAGCTGCGTATTTCATTACGAGTTCGAATTCATCCACCCCTTTGCTGACGGCAACGGCCGCACGGGACGTCTGTGGCAGACACTGATTCTCTCGCGCTGGCGTCCCATCTTCAAAAACCTGCCCATCGAGAATATCGTCTATAAATACCAGCAGGACTATTACAGGGCGATAGCTGTAAGCGGCGGCAAGGAGGGATGCACGCCCTTTATCGAATTTATTTTAGGGGTAGTTGCCGAGACATTGACTGCCCAAGAAGCTACCCCAAAAACCACCCGAGAAAGGATCGTGGATGAGATTCGAAAGAATCCCAAAATTTCACGCCGTGCGCTGGCCAAGGCCGTAGGCATAACGCCAGATGGTGTCAAGTATCATTTGCAGAAACTGACGAAAGCAGGTGTTATCCGCCACGTCGGTGCAACCCGCTCGGGGAAATGGGTGATATGCAAATAG
- a CDS encoding carbon starvation CstA family protein, with protein sequence MLTFLVCLTALVIAYFTYGRYLERVAAIDPARSVPSETLFDGVDYVPMPRWRVFLIQLLNIAGTGPIFGAILGAAFGPVAFLWITLGGIFMGAMHDFLSGVMLVRNDGLSIPEVAGRYLGTGMRQFMRLFSVVLLVLVGAVFLLSPADILSGMVPSVPHTVWVWLILAYYFVATLLPIDKIIGKIYPIFGVALILMALALLGVLLFGPYRIPELTTLANAQLDPHSVPIVPTLFITIACGAISGFHATQSPLMARCVRNERECRSVFFGAMISESIIALIWAAVATAFFGGAHALAEALAANGNSAAWAVNIISNTTLGIAGGILALLGVVAAPITSGDTAFRSARLIVADIFRIEQRTQWKRFAIALPLFVAGYLITRVDFTVVWRYFAWTNQTLATIVLWAVVVWLFAAKRNYFVALLPAVFMTFICASFVFVSGQFFGMENRPAAYALAGAATAVVLCFILLKLRRNGRSNP encoded by the coding sequence ATGCTAACTTTCCTCGTCTGCCTCACGGCGCTCGTCATCGCCTATTTCACCTACGGCCGCTATCTGGAACGGGTCGCAGCGATCGATCCGGCCCGCAGCGTACCGAGCGAAACGCTCTTCGACGGCGTAGACTACGTGCCCATGCCGCGCTGGCGGGTCTTTCTGATCCAGTTGCTCAACATCGCCGGTACGGGTCCGATCTTCGGCGCGATTCTGGGAGCGGCGTTCGGTCCCGTGGCTTTTCTGTGGATCACGCTGGGCGGCATCTTCATGGGTGCGATGCACGACTTCCTGTCGGGCGTCATGCTCGTGCGCAACGACGGCCTGAGCATCCCCGAAGTGGCAGGACGTTACCTGGGCACCGGAATGCGGCAATTCATGCGCCTCTTCTCGGTCGTGCTGCTCGTACTCGTCGGTGCGGTCTTCCTGCTCAGTCCCGCCGACATCCTCAGCGGCATGGTGCCTTCGGTGCCGCACACGGTGTGGGTCTGGCTGATTTTGGCCTACTACTTCGTCGCCACACTGCTGCCCATCGACAAGATCATCGGCAAGATTTATCCGATCTTCGGCGTGGCCCTCATCCTCATGGCGCTCGCACTGCTGGGCGTGCTGCTCTTCGGCCCCTACCGGATCCCCGAACTGACGACGCTGGCCAACGCACAGCTCGACCCGCACTCCGTGCCGATCGTCCCGACGCTCTTCATCACCATCGCGTGCGGAGCCATTTCGGGCTTTCACGCCACGCAGTCGCCGCTGATGGCCCGCTGCGTGCGTAACGAGCGCGAGTGCCGCTCGGTCTTCTTCGGCGCGATGATCTCCGAAAGCATCATCGCCCTCATATGGGCCGCCGTCGCCACGGCCTTTTTCGGCGGGGCGCATGCGCTGGCCGAGGCACTGGCCGCAAACGGCAACAGTGCGGCATGGGCCGTCAACATCATCTCGAACACCACGCTGGGCATCGCGGGCGGTATTCTGGCGCTGTTGGGCGTCGTTGCGGCCCCGATCACATCGGGCGACACGGCCTTCCGTTCGGCACGGCTGATCGTCGCCGACATCTTCCGCATCGAACAGCGCACGCAGTGGAAGCGTTTCGCCATCGCCCTGCCGCTCTTTGTCGCCGGCTACCTCATCACGCGGGTCGATTTCACCGTCGTGTGGCGTTATTTCGCATGGACCAACCAGACGCTCGCCACGATCGTGCTGTGGGCCGTCGTCGTATGGCTCTTCGCCGCGAAGCGCAACTATTTCGTCGCATTGCTGCCTGCCGTGTTCATGACCTTCATCTGCGCGTCGTTCGTCTTCGTTTCGGGCCAGTTCTTCGGCATGGAGAACCGTCCGGCAGCCTACGCTCTGGCAGGAGCCGCGACCGCAGTCGTCCTTTGTTTCATTCTGTTAAAACTCCGCCGCAATGGCCGAAGCAATCCTTAA
- the mobV gene encoding MobV family relaxase — translation MGYVVLHIEKAAGTDAAMSGHVERRITPANVITTLTYLNEELIEFPKGVANRTEAIQHRLDNAGLERKIGKNQVRALRVVMSGSPEDMKRIRQAGQLDAWAKDSCGWLQKTFGKENVVSAVLHLDEKTPHIHATVVPIVRGERRKAKLEREKNARSGKRTYRTKKDHPRLCADDVMTRDKLKAYQTTYAEAMAKYGLKRGIEGSEAKHISTQQYYREVFVRKNEMAEQIENLKEQQKTLTVDIAALQAQQRAAQTDCNAIDEQRRKKKEELAKAETELAQTRREIKTDKLKGVAVDATTKAVERIGALFHDPKPARYEKQIADLQGVIADKDKCIGQLQQEIKTMQAGHDKEKNEIKQRMYEAVKALMRVDDLFPHVKGLWKWENYCKNLGLNKEGTRALFTMQPYRYTGELHSIRYNHTFKANDVVLQLKPDEDGPSGFRFTINGEDCDVWFKQQRKEFYEKIGIDIERTERRRGMKM, via the coding sequence ATGGGCTATGTCGTATTGCATATCGAAAAGGCGGCCGGAACGGACGCCGCCATGTCGGGACACGTCGAGCGGAGAATAACACCCGCCAACGTCATAACGACACTTACCTACCTCAATGAAGAATTGATAGAGTTCCCCAAAGGAGTTGCCAACCGCACGGAAGCGATCCAACACCGGCTGGACAATGCCGGGCTGGAGCGCAAGATCGGAAAGAACCAAGTGCGGGCGTTGCGCGTCGTAATGTCCGGAAGCCCCGAAGATATGAAGCGTATCCGGCAGGCCGGGCAGTTGGATGCTTGGGCCAAGGATTCCTGCGGCTGGCTGCAAAAGACCTTCGGAAAGGAAAACGTCGTGTCGGCAGTCCTGCATCTGGACGAGAAAACACCCCATATCCACGCGACTGTTGTACCCATTGTCCGGGGCGAACGACGGAAAGCCAAGCTGGAGCGGGAGAAGAACGCCCGAAGCGGAAAGAGGACCTACCGTACCAAGAAAGACCATCCCCGTCTATGTGCCGACGATGTGATGACACGGGACAAGCTTAAAGCCTACCAGACCACCTACGCCGAAGCAATGGCAAAATACGGACTGAAACGCGGTATCGAAGGTTCGGAGGCAAAACATATATCCACCCAGCAGTATTACCGCGAGGTGTTCGTCCGTAAAAATGAAATGGCCGAACAGATCGAGAATCTGAAAGAACAGCAAAAGACGCTCACAGTAGATATTGCTGCACTCCAAGCACAGCAACGAGCCGCGCAGACAGACTGCAACGCCATCGACGAACAGCGGAGGAAGAAGAAAGAAGAGTTGGCAAAGGCCGAAACGGAGTTGGCGCAAACGCGGCGGGAGATTAAGACCGACAAACTGAAAGGCGTGGCGGTAGATGCCACGACGAAAGCCGTCGAAAGGATCGGGGCGTTGTTCCACGACCCTAAGCCCGCAAGATATGAAAAGCAGATCGCAGATTTGCAAGGGGTAATTGCTGACAAGGACAAGTGCATCGGGCAACTGCAACAAGAGATTAAGACCATGCAGGCCGGACACGATAAAGAGAAAAACGAAATCAAACAACGGATGTACGAGGCGGTAAAAGCCTTGATGCGTGTCGATGACCTATTCCCGCATGTGAAAGGGCTGTGGAAATGGGAAAACTATTGTAAGAACCTCGGACTGAACAAGGAGGGAACAAGAGCATTATTTACGATGCAGCCTTACCGATACACGGGGGAACTGCATTCAATAAGGTATAATCATACATTCAAAGCCAACGATGTCGTCCTGCAACTCAAACCCGACGAGGACGGCCCCAGCGGGTTTCGATTCACCATAAACGGAGAAGACTGCGATGTGTGGTTCAAACAACAACGAAAGGAGTTCTACGAGAAAATAGGAATCGACATCGAGAGGACAGAACGAAGACGGGGAATGAAGATGTAG
- a CDS encoding leucine-rich repeat protein, which translates to MGGESKTISYTIEGATENTVVKAIAQDGWKVKVDATSTDKGTITITAPDPIVESEILVFVNDGSYRTVMASLNCSQKMVIIIADNSFNVSPDGGTQEVKLTTNLNYTVEIPENAKSWLSISPFTRVMREDTITFYITANEGTQRYATVVLKDEQDNTLQTIIFRQLGTCTEVHVETKGELENVLADYDYANIKSLKITGVLNDIDFLFMHRMMPHLRNLDISEVNISNLPAQSFYKSSNIQTIILPTTLTAIGANTFNQSRLQAIIIPPNVETIETSAFQNCRSLTNISFEDNSNLKSIGDFSFSGCTSLVSIEIPTSVEIIGNSAFKNCISLVDNTFTQESCLHRIQDHAYEGCVALSTITIPASVQAIGLAAFKKCANLKETAVD; encoded by the coding sequence ATGGGGGGCGAGAGCAAAACAATTTCCTACACGATTGAAGGTGCAACTGAAAATACGGTTGTTAAGGCCATTGCGCAGGATGGCTGGAAAGTCAAGGTAGATGCTACCTCCACGGATAAGGGAACGATCACAATTACCGCTCCTGACCCGATTGTTGAGAGCGAAATTCTTGTTTTTGTCAACGACGGTTCCTATCGTACTGTCATGGCATCTTTGAATTGTTCACAAAAAATGGTTATTATTATTGCAGACAACTCTTTCAATGTTAGTCCTGATGGAGGTACACAAGAGGTAAAATTAACAACCAATTTAAATTATACAGTCGAAATACCTGAAAATGCAAAAAGTTGGTTGTCAATATCTCCATTTACTCGTGTTATGCGAGAGGATACGATTACTTTTTATATTACAGCCAACGAGGGAACTCAACGCTATGCAACGGTGGTATTGAAAGATGAGCAGGATAATACATTGCAAACAATTATTTTTCGGCAATTGGGAACGTGTACCGAAGTTCATGTCGAGACGAAAGGCGAACTGGAAAATGTGCTGGCAGACTATGATTATGCCAATATCAAATCGTTGAAAATTACAGGCGTGCTGAACGATATCGATTTTCTGTTTATGCATCGAATGATGCCACATCTAAGAAATTTAGATATTTCGGAGGTGAATATTTCAAATCTACCAGCACAGTCATTTTACAAATCGTCAAATATTCAGACCATCATTCTTCCTACTACATTGACTGCAATTGGGGCGAATACATTTAATCAAAGTCGCTTGCAGGCCATTATAATTCCCCCAAATGTAGAAACCATAGAAACCTCTGCGTTCCAAAATTGTCGATCATTAACTAATATTTCCTTTGAGGATAATTCAAATCTAAAATCAATAGGAGATTTCTCATTTAGTGGATGTACTTCATTAGTCTCTATCGAGATTCCTACATCTGTTGAAATAATTGGTAATAGCGCATTTAAAAATTGCATATCTCTCGTAGATAATACATTTACGCAAGAAAGTTGTTTACATCGCATTCAAGACCATGCTTATGAAGGATGTGTCGCTCTATCTACAATAACAATTCCTGCAAGTGTGCAAGCGATCGGATTAGCGGCATTTAAAAAGTGTGCTAATTTGAAGGAAACAGCCGTTGATTGA